A single window of Nicotiana sylvestris chromosome 3, ASM39365v2, whole genome shotgun sequence DNA harbors:
- the LOC104213427 gene encoding protein RESPONSE TO LOW SULFUR 3-like, translating to MFSTIAVPSKQTKPHRREISAVPESEILRRRNEELEKELKKSIEREEKMKQELQKTWERLRVAEEAEERLCSQLGELEAEAVNEARTYRTRVIHLMDQLSLAQKLLESASVTVPSSQ from the coding sequence ATGTTTTCGACAATTGCTGTGCCTTCTAAACAAACAAAGCCCCATCGCCGTGAGATCTCCGCCGTGCCGGAGAGTGAGATACTCAGGAGAAGAAATGAAGAGTTGGAGAAAGAATTGAAAAAGAGCATTGAGAGAGAAGAGAAAATGAAGCAGGAATTGCAGAAAACATGGGAAAGGCTGAGGGTGGCGGAGGAGGCGGAAGAGCGCCTTTGCTCTCAGCTCGGTGAACTTGAGGCCGAGGCTGTTAATGAGGCTCGAACTTACAGGACACGTGTCATCCATTTGATGGATCAACTCTCTTTGGCCCAAAAACTTCTCGAATCAGCTTCTGTTACCGTTCCCAGTTCCCAATGA